Part of the candidate division KSB1 bacterium genome, CGCCTACAGCCAGATCTGTCCGGCCACGTCGAGCAGTTACCTCATCACCGAGTGAGGATCATGTCCACCGCTTCCCTGCTCCTTTTTGCCGCCATGACGCTGGCCGTCATCGCCACCTTGGGCATCATGCACGCACGCCAGGAGCGGCGCTGGCGGGAATTCGAGAAGCGCCACCCGGATGCCCCCGCCTTGAGCGTCATTACCCAGTGGCTGCAGGACATGCGCGGCAGCTTAGAACGGAGCACGGCGGTCATGCAGCAGCAGATGCAGGCCACCCAGCGCAGCATCGCCGAGCGCCTGGATGCCGCGGCCCAGGCGCTGAGCATGGTGCATCACGACTTGGGGCAGATGCAAGAAATCGGCCGGCAGATGCGGGAGTTTCAGGACTTTTTCCGTTCCCCCAAGCTGCGCGGCAATATCGGCGAGCAGGTATTGCGCGAGCTACTGGAGCAGGTGCTCCCCCGCGCCTGCTTTCGCTTGCAGCATCGCTTTGCCAACGGGCAGGTGGTGGACGCAGTCATCGTCAGCGACAAAGGGCTGATCCCCATCGACGCCAAGTTTCCGCTGGAAGACTACCGACAGATGCGCGCTGCCCGCAGCGAAGACGAACGCGCCGTGTTTGCGCGGAACTTTGTACGCACCATCCGCCGCCACATCGACACCATCAGCGAAAAGTACATCGCCCCTGCCGAGGGGACGGTCGATTTTGCACTCATGTACGTGCCTTCCGAGGTCGTCTACTACGAGATCATCGCCGGCGACTACTCCCTGCTGGCGCATGCGCAGCAGCGGCGCGTGGTGGTGGTCTCGCCCAACAGCTTCTACCTCTTTCTCCACGTGGTGCTGATGGGCTTAGAAGGACAGCGCATCGAGGAGACTGCGCGACGCATCCTCCAGGCCCTGGACGCGCTCCGCCACGATGCCGGACGCCTTGGCGAGGGTTTGCGCCTGCTCAATACGCACGTCAACAACGCTCGCGCCGCCCTGGAGCGGGTCAACAACGACTTTGCGCTACTCACCAGCAAGATCGAGGGAATGCGCCAGTTGCGCCCGGGGGAGGATCATGCACAAGCCAAGCTGCCTGGCGAGGGCGTGTGAGCCGCTCCTGGACAGGGGCCGCGCGGTAGCCGGTTCACGGAAAAAGAAAAGCCCGTCGCTGCCGACGGGCTCATTGTTCTCGGTTGAGGATGTTGCTCAGCGGAACATCGCCTTGATGCTCCCCCAGGTGTGGCGGACGCTGGAAATTTGCGGCGACACCGACACCACCTTGTCGTAATACGCAAAGCTGCCGTCGAAATCGACCAGCTTCAAGCGATAGTAATAGGTGTTGCCGGTGGACTTGAAGACCGTGCGATCCTCGTAGGCATAGTCCCGCGGCGAGGAAGAATTTCCCGCCGCCTCGACGAAGACAATCGCCTGGAAGCTCTTGCCATCCAGGCCACGTTCGATTTCAAAACCCTTGAGATTGGACTCGGCAGCAGTAGTCCAGCGGAGGGTGACCTTGTTCAGCCCAGGCTCCGCCTCGAAGCGGGAGATGACCGCACCCCCCAAAAGGGCCCTTAGCGAGCCAAATGTGACCAGCACAACTATCGCGACTCGGCTCATACCCACCTTGCGGTCTGTGTTCTACCTTGAAGCACGCCTAAAGATAATCATTTTCCTGAAAAATGCAAGTCTTTTTTTTGCGATTTTTTTCGGTTGTGAGGGGCGGTTTCCTGGGGCGACCTGCCAGAGAAACCGGTTGACAGAGAGCAGACGATTACCTATATTTCGAGCAGGCTGCAAAGCATGGCTCACTAACGGCAGGTTCCGATGCCATCCTCCAAGAAACGCCGCGATCGCGCGGAGGGCCATTCCTTGGACAGGTATCTCCGGGAGATCGCGCGGGAACCTCTCCTTTCTCCCAGCGAGGAGGTGGAGCTTGCGCGCCTGGCGCGGCAAGGCGATACCGCGGCCTTGGAGCGTTTGACCAAGGCGAACCTTCGCTTTGTGGTCAGCGTCGCCAAGCAATTTCAGAACCAAGGTCTGGCGTTGGGCGACCTCATCAACGAAGGCAATTTGGGGCTCATCAAGGCGGCGACGCGCTTTGACGAGACCCGAGGGTTCCGCTTCATTTCCTATGCGGTGTGGTGGATCCGGCAGGCGATACTGCAGGCCCTTGCCGAGCAATCGCGCGTTGTGCGTCTGCCGCTGAACCGTGTGGGTGCGCTGACCCGCATCGGCAAAGCGTTCTCCGCGCTGGAACAGGAGTACGAGCGCGAACCTTCGCCGCAAGAGGTGGCCGGGGTCTTGGAGATGAGCCCTGTGGATGTGACTGACGCCCTCCGCTTCGCCGGCCGCCACGTCTCGCTCAGCGCCCCTTACTTCGCCGACGACGGCACCTTGCTTCTCGATACCATTCCCAACCCGGACATCCCTGCTCCGGACTCACCGTTGGTCGAGAAGTCCTTGCAAGAAGAGATCGAGGCTGCCCTTTCCCGGCTCACTGCCCGCGAAGCGGAAATCATCCGCCTCTACTATGGCTTAGACCAGGAACCCGCGCTCACCCTGGAGGAAATCGGCACCAGGCTCGGCTTGACCAGGGAGCGCGTGCGGCAGATCAAAGAAAAGGCACTTCGCAAGTTGCGCCGCTTTGCCAAAGGAAGAGGATTGCGTTCCTACCTGGGCTGAACAAAGCCGGGGAAGGGTCTGCAC contains:
- a CDS encoding DNA recombination protein RmuC; translation: MSTASLLLFAAMTLAVIATLGIMHARQERRWREFEKRHPDAPALSVITQWLQDMRGSLERSTAVMQQQMQATQRSIAERLDAAAQALSMVHHDLGQMQEIGRQMREFQDFFRSPKLRGNIGEQVLRELLEQVLPRACFRLQHRFANGQVVDAVIVSDKGLIPIDAKFPLEDYRQMRAARSEDERAVFARNFVRTIRRHIDTISEKYIAPAEGTVDFALMYVPSEVVYYEIIAGDYSLLAHAQQRRVVVVSPNSFYLFLHVVLMGLEGQRIEETARRILQALDALRHDAGRLGEGLRLLNTHVNNARAALERVNNDFALLTSKIEGMRQLRPGEDHAQAKLPGEGV
- a CDS encoding RNA polymerase sigma factor RpoD/SigA, which encodes MPSSKKRRDRAEGHSLDRYLREIAREPLLSPSEEVELARLARQGDTAALERLTKANLRFVVSVAKQFQNQGLALGDLINEGNLGLIKAATRFDETRGFRFISYAVWWIRQAILQALAEQSRVVRLPLNRVGALTRIGKAFSALEQEYEREPSPQEVAGVLEMSPVDVTDALRFAGRHVSLSAPYFADDGTLLLDTIPNPDIPAPDSPLVEKSLQEEIEAALSRLTAREAEIIRLYYGLDQEPALTLEEIGTRLGLTRERVRQIKEKALRKLRRFAKGRGLRSYLG